A genomic segment from Cyanobium sp. NIES-981 encodes:
- a CDS encoding DUF3285 domain-containing protein translates to MAEPGSQKPAPVQENPSFVKLAMRNMVRKGRQSLVHFGLTAVGLLAFLVLIAWLGRPQLPGG, encoded by the coding sequence ATGGCTGAGCCCGGCAGCCAGAAGCCTGCGCCCGTGCAGGAGAACCCCAGCTTCGTGAAGCTGGCGATGCGCAACATGGTGCGCAAGGGCCGCCAGAGCCTGGTGCACTTCGGCCTGACGGCCGTGGGGCTGCTGGCCTTCCTGGTGCTGATCGCCTGGCTGGGCCGCCCCCAGCTGCCCGGGGGCTGA